One genomic region from Quercus robur chromosome 4, dhQueRobu3.1, whole genome shotgun sequence encodes:
- the LOC126721359 gene encoding uncharacterized protein LOC126721359, with product MHGVDSSVPLFSTRIRGTPIVVTPQHVADVLHVPKERLGQSLLEMGKSVIRGIGTVDIPGLPVFEDVWYVDGLKANLLSISQICDNGLNVLFTKYECEILNGGGDCMCVGVRTTDNCYGLTPSISNKCFSTKIDQVDLWHQRLGRASHKQLENISKCDAVIGLPKIEKIDKCIRGPCQIGKQVEKDTMIAKIRSDHGREFENTKLATFCNDRGTHQEFSSPKTPQQNGIVERKNRVVQEMARVMLHNKNFPKSFWGEAVNTACHTLNRVYFRPDSKKTPYELWKGKKPIVKYFRIFGSD from the exons atgcatggagtTGATTCTTCAGtacctctcttttctactcGCATTCGAGGTACGCCCATTGTTGTCACACCACAGCATGTTGCAGATGTTCTCCATGTTCCGAAG gaaagattgggacagTCACTTTTGGAGATGGGCAAATCTGTGATCAGAGGCATTGGAACTGTGGACATTCCAGGGTTGCCagtctttgaagatgtttggtatgttgatggacTGAAGGCAAATTTACTCAGCATCAGTCAGATTTGCGACAATGGACTgaatgttctcttcactaagtatgaatgtgagatactAAATGGAGGAGGTGACTGTATGTGTGTTGGTGTAAGGACAACTGACAACTGTTATGGTTTAACACCAAGTATAAGCAACAAGTGCTTTAGTAcaaagattgatcaagttgatttgtGGCATCAACGGTTGGGGCGTGCAAGTCATAAGCAATTAGAGAATATTTCCAAATGTGATGCAGTTATTGGTTTACCTAAGATTGAGAAGATAGATAAGTGCATACgtggaccatgtcagatagGTAAACAG GTTGAGAAAGATACTATGATAGCCAAAATCAGAAGtgaccatggaagagaatttgagaataccaaGCTGGCTACCTTTTGCAATGATCGAGGCACACATCAAGAGTTTTCTTCACCCAAGACACCTCAACAGAATGGAATAGTGGAACGGAAGAATAGGGTTGTTCAGGAAATGGCTCGTGTCATGctacacaataaaaattttcccaaaTCCTTCTGGGGAGAAGCAGTTAACACTGCTTGCCATACACTCAATCGGGTGTATTTCAGACCTGATTCCAAGAAGACTCCTTATGAACTCTGGAAAGGAAAGAAGCCTATTGTTAAGTATTTCAGGATATTTGGTAGTGATTGA